Within the Aspergillus luchuensis IFO 4308 DNA, chromosome 5, nearly complete sequence genome, the region CATGCTTGGATCCTGATAACGCCGAGCCTGAAATTGCATGTCCGGAAGAGCAGTATTACGCTGACCCGAAACTGCCCTgtagaaagggaaaaaagaaaaagagatcCAAGAATGTGCAGTGAGGAGTACCATATCATTCATTGCTTACTATATCTTTCAACAGGCTTTCAGGGATAATTGCTTAAATATCGCGTCTTTAACATGATTGATTCTTCGCTTCCTAGAACGAGTTATACAATAGCTTGCCAAATAATTTAGTAACACCCATTTTACCAGTATTTGATGTTCCAGAGAAGACCGGGATGATCGGAACTTGATGTTATTCGGCATCTTGCGCGAAATTTGCTGAAGAGCAGTGATGGCAGATATGGTTGGTATCCCCTTGCTAATAAACTAGACGTCTTTGAGAGGCGGAAGAACCAACCAAGTACACCACTAAGTGAGGCTATAATCTCCGTTTGGTTTTTTTGGTGAGTAACGCCAACTGTTGGTAgtcccatcaccaaccaCTGTATTTGACGGAGGGACATCAAACGAAGCAGAACAACCACCGTATCGTCAGGCCCCACTAGACCAATCGATATCATTTCATAAATACAGACAGGTTCTCACGCACAAGGACTCTAGAAACAGGTCAAAGCTTCCTGGTGGACTGCAATGAGATAAAAAATCAGTAGCAATTTGACACCATTTTCGACCGCCAACACCATTGTTTGAGGGATTCCGGGCGGAGTACCCGGAGTATGTTAGGTGTCATATCCTGCCTTTTGTTCAGTAATACTTCACGCTTCTATGACGTTGCCCGTTCGCATTTGAAAAAGACTCTCATAAAGGCCCAGCAATCCCGGAATCAATTCTCCTCTCGCGAGAATGGGAGCGGGCGTCTGCCTCGTACTATAAGTTCGTTGCGCTACGTCGTCAGTGAGATGCGTGATCATTGAAATTACCTCTACCTTGTGAAATACACAGTGCCAACGTCGACATGAGTCCGATGTAACGTTGTGCACAGGCTCCCTCCCCATGAGTGCCCATACCAAGAAATTACTGGTCGGCTTGTATGGCAGGTGAGGGTAGAGCTCGCCAAAGCCCGCCCAAGCCCATGGGTACCCGCCAAAAGCCCAACCCATGGGTATGCGGCATACCCATGGGTTAACCCATTTGACCCAACGTCAGtataatttctagtataaatcTGATTAGTCACTAGCGGTAATTTTGGTATTTGATACTTATCACACTATTCTAACGGCAATACATTAGGTCTGACACCTTCatcatgatatgatatatattcacACTCACTCCTGCGTTCACATTGACGTTACTTAGTTTGCCTCAGACGTTGGTTCTGCCAACCCCTCTAGCCATTTGTCGCCCAGAAATGCTCGTTAGATCTCCAATAATCTCTCACCCCTAACTAACCATGAACTGGAAGCATGAATTGGCGTTTTCTTACTGTCCTGTAGCGGGATGCGTACGGGTTTTCCGGGTTGGGTCGGGTTTGGGGGTACCCGCGGGTTGACTGACGCGCAATAAATTGATAGGTCACAAAACAACAACGCGAccaaaaaaagtaaaaagaagagacatcTTCGCTATTTATCATGAATCCTCATTCAAAGCACGATAAGGAGGCATGGCCATGGCCTCTACCACTTCGTGCTCATCGAGATCGATGTCTCATACATTCAGCCCAGCGCTTTCGATTGAGCCATCATCCGATTCATTCCCAGACTCAGACTTCCAAATATCGGTAAAGCTTCTTCAGCCAACGCTCTTGGTCTTCTGCTGAAAACGTAGTAGCCTTTTCCACATTCCAGCGAGAGTCTGGATGTCCTTGCCGACAAGCCTCCACCAACCCTGAGACGCGTCGGATCTGACCGCAGAAAAAAATTGGCTTCTTTTCGAGCCAGCCCAAGAGGATGACTTCCTAAGTTGGTGGCTCGACACTGAATATGGTCGACAAATGAACAGACACGGACGTGCCCGGATCAGATGGTCGGTTGAGTCCCATTCCGCTGAAGTCTGGAAGCAGTTCGACCAAGTGGCGGAGATACATTCAGGACGACCAAAAGTTATCTGCCGTAACTGCATGACGTTGCTAGATCACCCGCAACACAAATCACACGGGACAAGCGCAATGGGCAAACATCAGAGATCTAGCTCCTGCcgcaagggaaagaaaaaggtctcACAGCAATCTCTTATCTCGGATTCCATCCAGAGGACCCCAGTTTCTAGTTCTAGCCCAAACAAGTTCACGAAAGCGCAACTCGAGGAACAGCTCCTGAAAACTATAACGTGCTTGCGGCTTCCCTTCCAAATTGTGGAAGATAATGAATTCCAGAGACTGCTCAACTTGGTCCGCTCTGGGCCCCAAGGAGTGGAACTTCCCTCTGCAAAGACACTCCGTCGGAGACTGCGTGAAGCTGTTGTTACCCAACAAGAAATGCAACTGAGAGATCTTCCTGAAGATGCGAAAGTTTCTCTCGCCTTGGACTGTTGGACCAGCCCATTCCAGCAAGCATTCATGGCTATCACAGTCTATTTCATTGATAAAGAGTGGAATTATAGAGAGTTGCTCCTTGGTTTCGAGCCTCTGCACGGTCCTCATTCAGGGGTTAATCTGAGCGACGTCCTGCTTCAGTTACTGCGGGAACGGCATCTTTTGAGTCGAATCTTCAGCGTAACCACTGACAATGCGACAAACAACGAGACTTTGGTCCGAGCGCTGCAAGAGACGCTTCTTTCCACTGGCGCGATCCGTTCTCGGGACTCTATTATCCGGGTTCCATGCATGGCGCATGTCATCCAGCTTTGTCTAAAGCGGCTTCTGGGGCATATCAAAGCAGCGCCTCAGAATAAAGAAGTGGCAAATGTATGGTCAGACTCACAGATGAGTTATCTCAGAAGTTCGGCTGATCATGAGGGCGTGGCTAGCACACTCGGAAAGGTCTGTTTTCTGTTATCTGGTTGATAGAAAGGACGGAGCTAATGGGGTCTTCCAATAGATCAGGTCGTTTGCTACCTTTGTTAATGCAAGTCCCCAACGGCGGGATGCGTTCCTGTGTCTTCAGTCAGGTCGGACTCGACTATTTCCAATCCACGATGTGCAAACACGCTGGAACTCGACGTTCTTGATGCTCCGGCGGGCGCGCAAGTTGCGAAACTGTATTGATAAATACTGCAATGACCATGACTACTCGCAATTCAGCATcactgatgatggatggcgaCAGATTGATTACCTCCTGCAATTGACCAAGCCATTCTTTCAGTTCACCATGGCCCTCATGAAGACAAAAGATGTCACGATCCACAGTGTGTTTCTCGTCTACAGAAAGCTGCTGGAACACATCGAACGGTCAAATCAACGCTTAAGCAACAAGACAACGCCATGGAAGCGGGCCATGTATGATGCATTGCTTGCTGCGAAGCAAAAgttaaaagaatattatgaAAAGACCTATCGCGATCATGGGTTTCTTTATGGTACAGGAACCTTGCTCGCACCGCAGTACAAACTCTGCGCCTTTGATGACACGGAATATTCTAAATGCCAGAGCGAAACATCCAAACGCTACTGTGATTACTTGAGGAATTGCTTTGCACAGTACAAACGCGAGACGCCCGAGATGTCGTTTCGGCCGATGCATTCCTCTTGTCCACAGCAGGCGTCAGAGTTGGACCGGCTCCTCACCCCACTGAGTACTTCCCAGCTGAGTGCAAGAAGCGAATACGACGAAGTAGACCGATATTTGAGAGAGGGTGAGCGAAGACCCTGAGATAATTGTTGCCTCATGGCAAGCTGACTTCCGCAGGAACCGTCCAGCTGCCGCCGCGAGCCTATTGGAAAGAGCACGAACATGAATACCCCGTTCTGTCGCGACTTGCTCGCGACTTGCTTTCCGTTCCGGCCACTGGCGCTGGTGTCGAGCGTCTATTCAACACTGCGCGAGATATCTGCCACTATCGTCGTGGGTCGCTCAATGAATCGACCATTCAAGACCTAATGATGTACAAGTGCTCAGAGATATTTAACCTGGACATTGAGACGTTGAGCTGCCTTGAAAAATCATCGATTGAGGACGTCGATCAAGAGAGgctcgaggaggaggaagccatcAAAACAAGTGAAGAAGAATTTGATCCAATcagtgatgacgaagagggagcAATTGAAGACGACGGCCGCGTACTTTCCGCTGGAGATGTAACAAGCCGAGAATGTATGATGTCAGATGTTTCTCCCACGCATGACATCCACGAAcaagatgacgaggaagatgacggggagaaggagcagaacgaggaggaggctaCTGACGATGAATTGCTTCCACCCCCAATTCAGCAGCTCCGCGACAGATCTCAAAAAAGGTCCTCAGGGAGGGTCACAGTGCCATCTAGTAGACTACAAGGTTACGAATTGTATTAGGGCGGGTCACGAATGTATAGAGTATTAATATCACAATCACTTCATGAATTTCTTCGCAGATCGAATAGTAGACAGAATCCATTGACTTCTTGCACTAGACCCAGTGATTACACGGTGGTTGAGGAATATTACGGCACAAGTTTATGCAATGTGATCTAtcaccttcttttgcttttgcggGTTACACGGGTACCCGTGTTGGGTTTTGGGCCGGGTTGACTAACTCGAAACCCGCCCGCGGGTTTGCTGACTAAGACCCGACCCAACCCGTGGGTCGGGTATCTGGCGGGCGGGTTGGTTCTTGGGCGGGTTTTGGCGAGGTCTAGACTGCACCATGCACACGGTACAAGAAGTACACTACACACTAGACTAACCTTTCCATATCACCTACGCAGCACGTCCAGTTGCTCCTAGGGAGGCTGCGGATCACGTAAACCACACGATCCCGCCGAGTTGACGTTAGTCAATAAATATTGTTATCGCTGAATGACTACAACCATGCCATGTCACCGCCGTCCGGCTGTATCGCCCATGCTGATGGACAACATTAGGAAATCTGAAACAATATAAGGGATCTATTATCCTTTACTTTAGCTCTGGCGGTTTTAGAACACATCTTGCTTAGATGGTATGTGTGAAGCTCTTTCCATTCAGTATCTCTCGTCTGTATGTATCATGTGACTTGCCGACGTCGGACGGTCGTGCACAGCGTAGCTAACTATCGCCTCGATTGAGAAGTCTTGTTGCCTTTGCTCTCTAGACTTGCACCGCGGGCACCATGACCGCCAGTCCCCTCCTGCCTGAGTTTCTCCGCACCGCCCGCCGTTGGGGCTTCTGTCATTTAGGAATCATCCCACTGGTCAAATACCTCAACCACACCCTCTCTCACTTTTTAGATTGCTTCTCGTATCACAGCCACAAGTAGCATCTGTCCAACTCAGCCTCTGGAATATCAGAATGTGGCTAATAAGGGACCCACATACCGGGAGCAGTCCGTATGCCCGGGTTCGAGCAGATGGATCAGGACCGCGTGGTCTACCATGGCAGAAGCGCGTCGGCGAATGTAATAGCGCACATCCAGACTCGTAATGTATGGGTCAGAACGACTAGCAGCTCATTTGATGTTTCTACATATTTGGAAAGTAAGGATCAGTTAAAGGATTAGACTTATTCAAGACCCTGTCTATGTGAACAAAATGTAAGACGGGTGCTTGTTATATAATGGTTTGTTGCTAAATCAAGCGATACCAATCATTCAAATTTTTGCACTTCATTTGAGATCAGTAACGAGAAGTTCTGAAACCTACATGCCGAATCCAAATGGCTTAGTATATTCGAACGCTGTTAGGGCACAAATATGAACAGAATATAACGGACTCATCACTTATCCATGGTGGCTATTGAAGCAGCAGCTAGCCACGGGAAAATGAACACCACATTTTTTCAGAAATAGCTTGCTCTATGCCTCGGAATGTACGTGAATGAAGGGTTAGGAATGTAATAATCAGAGCAACTAGCATAGCCATCCCTTGGggctctcccctctttcctaTATAACCCCTAATCAAAATTGCTTAAAATACGTCCGACTATATACTGTCTACACTAAAATACTGCTATCCCTGAACAATGTCGAAGAGATTCACAGACAACGCCAATGGTTGGTTCACTGACCCTGCCTGCGAGTCTGTAAAGACGGTCACCGATGATGAATCGCCGATCGCGACGCCGGTATCCACCCTTGGACAAAAAGAGCTCGTCAACACCACCTTTCACCATTTATTTGCGTGGTGTGTCTCCTGCACCAACATTCTCCTCATTCAGTGTGCACCGAAAGTCCCACCTCCATACATGAAAGAAATCAGCGGTTCTTCCAAACCCTCTCAGCCAATATCAGCCCTAATTGCTGTTTCCTGCCGGTCGTGCGACGGAGCCAGCTTCCACAAGAGCGGTAAATCATTCGATAAATCTCCGACAACACTGAGCCTTAGCCCTGAATGGGTTTCTAATACATATATGTATCACAATCTTGGCAAACTTACACCGAGGCCAATACATATTGCGAAGCATGGTGACTGCATCATCGCCGTGCGAATGGATGAACTATCCCAAGAAATGaaacaaggaaaagagaaatatcAGATTCTTGGCTTGAATGCATCTGCTGTGCGTTCCCGGTGTGTCTCTGGCGATGCAATACTAGCCCCATATGTGTCCAGTTCATTCATCTGAGGGAGATATAGCGATTTGCGAAATCGGCCCTTTTTTCAAAATAACCCGTTGTTTTCTGACTGGATGACCAAGATTTTACATTCCAAGTGTACCGGCATTTCTGTGACCTTGCTATGGTTCATACGATTACAAGTGTCCAATTTCAAGCCTAATATCCTACTCTCTAAGTCCCAATCCTGTCTACTGCTTATACCAAGACGTCCAGTTTGTTCTTGATGTTTAGGGGGCTAAGGAAGAAACATCGTTATGGGTCTCTAAGCTCCGTGTAGAAAACCCTAAAAATTTGTAAATCATTTTCCCTACCAGATAGAACCAATGGAATTAGCCATTGGAAAGCCACCGAATGACCTATTTTATCCCAGCAGGCAAACGTCATCACCCGGCGTCGAGCCACCGTGCAGCCCACCACCGGTTCACTCAACATGCAGAGGAACTGGTCAACCATTTCATAAACCCATGGACTCCAACGGTGCCTTCCTCCGGAtcaaatcttttttaaactCGCTCGTTGCATAGGCTATCTCATCTACTCTACAATTGTTACTGTATCCAGCTATAATCATGCTTTAGTCTTAGTTGTCACAGAAAGCAAGACTTCGCATAAAAGGTGATCAGCAATCTCCCTACCTGGAGAAATTTTGCTCCGAATGATCCCTGCGACGAGGTGATATTGAGTGCGAGACTGGACTCAGTCAAGCGAATCTCATttgcaaaaaaaaaaaaaaaataactcCGATCCTCAATCTGAGAAGCCGTAgaaccaaaaaaaaaaaaaaaagaaaagaaaaaaagaaaaaacacaCTGCAATGCCATTGGAGATTGTTTCCGCTATCATGGCTGCTCGATCAACATGAAAATATATGGTCGGCTTAAATGGGAACATAATAAGTGGGACGGGATAGACAGCGCGGCGACACCTAAAGATCACTTCGAGGCTCATGACGGTGACTATCGGAGATGTGGGATGTTCGGAGAAATACCAGATAAACCTTTGAAGAGGAACTATTCCTGAAGAGCCTTGCAAATGCCTGCTAAGTGAAGATCTTGCTTCCGTAATCGGCGTGCAACACTCAGACAGAGTTGACGAAAATACGAGGTTTCCAACCAGTAAGAAGGTTCGGCACAGGTAGAGCTATAGCCTATTCACAATTTACTTTCTGATTTCATTGCTATGAATGGGATTATGATGTCTCTCGCTctgttcctcttccattcgTGCGTCAAACACTCAATCATTCTAGTGCGGGCTCTGCACGAGGACTTTCAACAGCAGAACTAGCCTTCGGCAGCAACGCCGCTAGGCACAGCTGGTGCACCGATTGTTCGGATTAAAGAGATGTGGATCACTGCTGTGCTCCATTGTTCTAAGGCTCTGATACCCTGATCCTGGGCCGGTGGTACAGGACTGCAAAGTATCTGGAGTCTCTTATATTCAGGGATATGTTGTAAGAACGGGGCAACCAATGATTCAAACTCAATGTCGCTTCGCGTAAGGTTCGCCTGGCTGTCGGAGTAGCCCATGCATACGAAATCACACGGGCCTTTACCCAGACTAAATCAAACCAGTGTGCCTGCCTGGATAACCAAAACCCGATTATAGCTGACTGAAGTTGGTTCCCACCTTGATCCAGACCGATCTGTATCCGGCTGGAACCAATCATATACCCGATGTTCATCCCAAGCAAAGGAGCCAGAGCATATTTCGAAGAACCCATTCCCACTACAAAGCTCTTCGGCGAGTGGACGAAATAGGACAACAAGCTGAGATTTCTTATCACTGGGAGTACCAATGACAAAGGTCTGCGGCTGAGTGCTCTCACCGTCGTAACGGACAATTCTCGGCTATATGTAATGTTTATTTTGCTCCTTTCCCAAATAGAAGAGCAGGGACTAAACATACTCAGTATGTTTTAGACAAGATTTAAGACAACATGCAAAAAAGGATAACATACCGAAGCTCGATGCATGTGGTCGCGGACTAAAGTGGAGAACTTTGAATCGGGATTTCGCCATATTGTGAAGTTTCCGATTAACGTTGGTCTTTCCCCACTTTGAGCAGTCCTTAAGTCTTTGATGGATTTTTCAGATGGCGATGATACACCTTCCAGGAAACTATAACCACCTCCCTCCATATTGAGTGGAGACTAAGTGCGTTgtatattcttattactgCGGAGAGATTCGTTTGGCTCTATTGTGGTGTGAGCGGGGTAGGCACGTGATCTATCATAACACCCAGGAAGTAGGACTGCATAGCACCGGCCAATAGTATATGACGGGGTGATAATGTAGATCAGGGGTGTCATCTGCTTATCAAAGCATACTACATCTTAGCCAGAAGCGTATAAACTCAATTATACGCTATATGTAATATAAGAGGGCCATATAACGTCCAGTGAATCTTCGTCCGATATCCTGTCACGTAGTAGTTTATATTCAATCTTCACTGTAGAGTGGGGCTGTTCTGGGCTCTACATAGCTGGAGGTAATAATACTAAGGACTACCGCCCATAAGGCCTGGATTTCTTCTACATGCCCCGATCCTGTCCTCGCCCAAGCCTTTATTCTTTCATCTCCAATGAGCCAATAAGACTCATCAGGAACCCATGAGCCTAAGGCTCATTTGGAGATGTAAGAAGTGTCCCACATAAGTTACATAATTTTCTAATAGTAGAATTTCTAGCTATAATGAACCTATAGGGGATGACTATAAAGAACGGAAACACGATGTGGTCGAGAATATCCTCAGTACAGATGCTGTATGCCATGTGGAGTGGTCGAGCCTCACGGAATCACTCTCGAGCTTTACAACCGAAAAGGCCCGGCTTATAGTTTCTACAAATATCTACAGATAGCCTACTATGAAGATGAAAGACAGCTCAAATTACCTAAATGGTATGACAGTGAACTATCAAATCATGGCTTTATCAATGTGGCTTCGCATCAGTACAGGATTCCTTTAAAGTCGGAATACTCTACCCATTTACAAAAGAGGTTCCTTAAAACCTGACTCGATGGTCTAGAGACACTCGCCCTTGATTTGATGACGAAACATCTGGGATGGACACACGAAAAAATATTACTCAAATGCGCGTTGGCCCGTGAGGAGCTTCGAAATGGAACTGATGGATTCCTAACTATGTAAGTACCCCGTCATACGATTACATTTAATTTCAACTGAAGATAAGCCTGGACAGATGGAATGTACATGGATTGCGGCCATAGCTCGTGATATCATCCTCTGAGGACTCCAGGCCAGGTGTCTTAGATCATGAAAGTGGTGCGATAGATCCGTGGCCACAACTTAATGCATCATCTTGTTCATGGCAATTTCGATGTTTAGTCTGTATATTGAGCTATGCAATATCGCTGTTCTCCACTTCCCTGTTCAGGTTCCAGGCATTCTATCTGTTGAAGCGTCATACCCGGCAAAATAACATAAAGCTAATCCCACAGAAGAGTTATTGTTACTTATATAGCCCTCGAATATAGCGCATGCCAACGTCTTTCTGAGTATCAGGTATAGAAGATCCATCCACCGAAAGCGGCACACAGGAGCGGTGTTACTATTTCACGTACTTTTAGTCCAACTACGCTGTCGAAATATTCGCGATTCGAGTGCACCCTAGAACTTAGTGCGTTTGCACCCTTCATGCCAGTCCTACCACTATCCTCGCGAAACGGGAAAATCTACCACTCATTACTCTCAGTAACACTTACCTTTATCCCTGGAAAGTGCACCTAATCGGCCTCTCATACACGATTAAAATGAGAATTCCCCCATTGCTCTTGCGGGGATAATTCGAACGTGTGCTCACTACCAGCTCTCTAAGAGTCTCCAAGGTCATTGTTTTATTGAAATCAATAATAGCCATAACACTATTTCGAGGGTGCGGGGTGGTGtgggcttctcttccttggcagACAATTCCAAAATGGATGGGGCTGAGGTCTAC harbors:
- a CDS encoding uncharacterized protein (COG:L;~EggNog:ENOG410PY1H;~InterPro:IPR012337,IPR008906;~PFAM:PF05699;~go_function: GO:0046983 - protein dimerization activity [Evidence IEA]), producing the protein MNRHGRARIRWSVESHSAEVWKQFDQVAEIHSGRPKVICRNCMTLLDHPQHKSHGTSAMGKHQRSSSCRKGKKKVSQQSLISDSIQRTPVSSSSPNKFTKAQLEEQLLKTITCLRLPFQIVEDNEFQRLLNLVRSGPQGVELPSAKTLRRRLREAVVTQQEMQLRDLPEDAKVSLALDCWTSPFQQAFMAITVYFIDKEWNYRELLLGFEPLHGPHSGVNLSDVLLQLLRERHLLSRIFSVTTDNATNNETLVRALQETLLSTGAIRSRDSIIRVPCMAHVIQLCLKRLLGHIKAAPQNKEVANVWSDSQMSYLRSSADHEGVASTLGKIRSFATFVNASPQRRDAFLCLQSGRTRLFPIHDVQTRWNSTFLMLRRARKLRNCIDKYCNDHDYSQFSITDDGWRQIDYLLQLTKPFFQFTMALMKTKDVTIHSVFLVYRKLLEHIERSNQRLSNKTTPWKRAMYDALLAAKQKLKEYYEKTYRDHGFLYGTGTLLAPQYKLCAFDDTEYSKCQSETSKRYCDYLRNCFAQYKRETPEMSFRPMHSSCPQQASELDRLLTPLSTSQLSARSEYDEVDRYLREGTVQLPPRAYWKEHEHEYPVLSRLARDLLSVPATGAGVERLFNTARDICHYRRGSLNESTIQDLMMYKCSEIFNLDIETLSCLEKSSIEDVDQERLEEEEAIKTSEEEFDPISDDEEGAIEDDGRVLSAGDVTSRECMMSDVSPTHDIHEQDDEEDDGEKEQNEEEATDDELLPPPIQQLRDRSQKRSSGRVTVPSSRLQGYELY